CAAACACATTATTATTGGTTCTGTAGTTGCAGAAATGACATGAACTTCGATGATGAATCACACTCCAGCGATATGTTCTTTTTTATCCACCGTGCAAGGTGGAGATGAAAACGATAACATCTTTCTCTTGGATTGTGGTCTCGAGCTGGCCGCTTAGCTCCCAATCACAGTCGTTCACTAACACAAGAACACCAGGTCTTCTGCAACAAGAATCGATTCTCTTCCCCTGTTAATAaccatttattatattaatctaGAGCTGATGAAAGAAGGAAAGACATACACAGTATCACCCTTGATGAACATTTCAGGCCTCTCTTTGATCAGATTTGTACGAACCCATGTAAGCAAATGCTTCATTGTCAGCTAATTCAAGAGAAAGAAAGCTTTTAAGTTTTAagataaatcataataataataagaaccAAACACACATAAAGATTGAAGCTTTACATCATCTTCGCCATTGGGCAAGTCTACGTTTACTTTATGGATCTTTTGTGAATCGCAGAGCAGCTCTAAACCTCCCCTACATATCATATCAAAGTTACACATAAATATTCCAAGAAATAGGGAGAATCATTCATTTCACACT
The genomic region above belongs to Raphanus sativus cultivar WK10039 unplaced genomic scaffold, ASM80110v3 Scaffold1722, whole genome shotgun sequence and contains:
- the LOC130504662 gene encoding ubiquitin-related modifier 1 homolog 1-like, with product MQLTLEFGGGLELLCDSQKIHKVNVDLPNGEDDLTMKHLLTWVRTNLIKERPEMFIKGDTVRPGVLVLVNDCDWELSGQLETTIQEKDVIVFISTLHGG